In Populus trichocarpa isolate Nisqually-1 chromosome 7, P.trichocarpa_v4.1, whole genome shotgun sequence, the following proteins share a genomic window:
- the LOC18101099 gene encoding 26S proteasome non-ATPase regulatory subunit 4 homolog isoform X2, whose amino-acid sequence MVLEATMICIDNSEWMRNGDYSPSRFQALSDAVNLICGAQTQSNPENTVGILTMAGKGVRVLVTPTSDLGKILACMHGLEIGGEVNLVAGIQVAQLALKHRQNKKQQQRIIVFVGSPIKHDKKVLEMIGRKLKKNNVALDIVDFGEEGDGKAEKLEALLAAVNSNDTSHIVHVPPGPSALSDVLINTPIFTGDGEGGSGFAAAAAAAAADGVSGFEFGVDPNLDPELALALRVSMEEERARQEAAAKTAAEEAAKQEKAREQPSSSQDATMTENNSVPAPDAYNKKNELMDEENSLLQQALAMSMDSPGSSHDVRDMDMSEATTDDPKLAPALQLPMQDSSRDSSSQMDISKLLANQSFVSSILASLPGVDPNNPSVKDLLASMQSQSKPQEKKDEDKQPKEEK is encoded by the exons ATGGTTCTCGAG GCAACAATGATTTGTATCGATAATTCAGAGTGGATGCGAAATGGTGATTACTCTCCGTCAAGATTTCAAGCTCTATCAGATGCTGTTAATCTCATTTGTGGAGCTCAAACTCAG TCGAATCCAGAGAACACGGTTGGAATTCTTACAATGGCTGGAAAAGGGGTTCGTGTTTTGGTTACACCTACTAGTGACCTTGGCAAGATCTTAGCTTGCATGCATG GTCTAGAAATAGGTGGTGAGGTGAACTTGGTTGCTGGTATACAGGTGGCTCAATTGGCTCTCAAGCATCGTCAAAATAAAAAGCAGCAACAAAGGATTATTGTCTTTGTTGGAAG TCCCATCAAACATGACAAGAAGGTATTGGAGATGATTGgaagaaagttgaaaaagaataaTGTAGCACTTGATATTGTTGATTTCGGTGAAGAAGGTGATGGGAAGGCAGAGAAACTGGAAGCACTTCTTGCTGCTGTGAACAGTAATGACACCAGCCATATTGTTCATGTCCCCCCTGGTCCAAGTGCTCTTTCTGATGTGCTTATAAA TACACCTATCTTCACTGGGGATGGGGAAGGTGGGAGTGGTTTTGCTGCTGCAGCAGCAGCTGCTGCCGCTGATGGTGTCTCTGGTTTTGAGTTTGGGGTGGATCCCAATCTTGATCCTGAACTGGCGCTTGCTCTTAGAGTTTCAATGGAAGAGGAGAGGGCCAGGCAAGAAGCAGCTGCTAAAACGGCAGCAGAGGAGGCTGCTAAACAAGAAAAAGCAAGGGAACAACCATCTAGCTCACAGGATGCAACAATGACTGAAAATAACAGTGTCCCAGCTCCTGAtgcttacaataaaaaaaatgagttaatg GATGAGGAGAATTCTCTGCTACAACAGGCTCTTGCAATGTCGATGGATAGCCCTGGCTCTAGTCATGATGTGAGAGATATGGATATGTCTGAGGCAACCACAGATGACCCAAAGTTGGCACCAG CTCTTCAATTACCTATGCAGGACAGTTCAAGGGATTCATCAAGCCAGATGGATATAAGTAAATTGTTGGCTAATCAATCTTTTGTGTCCTCCATCCTAGCATCA CTTCCAGGCGTTGATCCAAACAATCCTTCAGTTAAAGATTTGCTTGCTTCCATGCAAAGCCAATCCAAG CCCCAAGAGAAGAAGGATGAAGACAAACAGCCAAAGGAGGAGAAGTGA
- the LOC18101099 gene encoding 26S proteasome non-ATPase regulatory subunit 4 homolog isoform X1, whose amino-acid sequence MVLEATMICIDNSEWMRNGDYSPSRFQALSDAVNLICGAQTQSNPENTVGILTMAGKGVRVLVTPTSDLGKILACMHGLEIGGEVNLVAGIQVAQLALKHRQNKKQQQRIIVFVGSPIKHDKKVLEMIGRKLKKNNVALDIVDFGEEGDGKAEKLEALLAAVNSNDTSHIVHVPPGPSALSDVLINTPIFTGDGEGGSGFAAAAAAAAADGVSGFEFGVDPNLDPELALALRVSMEEERARQEAAAKTAAEEAAKQEKAREQPSSSQDATMTENNSVPAPDAYNKKNELMDEENSLLQQALAMSMDSPGSSHDVRDMDMSEATTDDPKLAPALQLPMQDSSRDSSSQMDISKLLANQSFVSSILASLPGVDPNNPSVKDLLASMQSQSKGQQMQENFYPNIKDQPADPTLNESKIIQTIVCC is encoded by the exons ATGGTTCTCGAG GCAACAATGATTTGTATCGATAATTCAGAGTGGATGCGAAATGGTGATTACTCTCCGTCAAGATTTCAAGCTCTATCAGATGCTGTTAATCTCATTTGTGGAGCTCAAACTCAG TCGAATCCAGAGAACACGGTTGGAATTCTTACAATGGCTGGAAAAGGGGTTCGTGTTTTGGTTACACCTACTAGTGACCTTGGCAAGATCTTAGCTTGCATGCATG GTCTAGAAATAGGTGGTGAGGTGAACTTGGTTGCTGGTATACAGGTGGCTCAATTGGCTCTCAAGCATCGTCAAAATAAAAAGCAGCAACAAAGGATTATTGTCTTTGTTGGAAG TCCCATCAAACATGACAAGAAGGTATTGGAGATGATTGgaagaaagttgaaaaagaataaTGTAGCACTTGATATTGTTGATTTCGGTGAAGAAGGTGATGGGAAGGCAGAGAAACTGGAAGCACTTCTTGCTGCTGTGAACAGTAATGACACCAGCCATATTGTTCATGTCCCCCCTGGTCCAAGTGCTCTTTCTGATGTGCTTATAAA TACACCTATCTTCACTGGGGATGGGGAAGGTGGGAGTGGTTTTGCTGCTGCAGCAGCAGCTGCTGCCGCTGATGGTGTCTCTGGTTTTGAGTTTGGGGTGGATCCCAATCTTGATCCTGAACTGGCGCTTGCTCTTAGAGTTTCAATGGAAGAGGAGAGGGCCAGGCAAGAAGCAGCTGCTAAAACGGCAGCAGAGGAGGCTGCTAAACAAGAAAAAGCAAGGGAACAACCATCTAGCTCACAGGATGCAACAATGACTGAAAATAACAGTGTCCCAGCTCCTGAtgcttacaataaaaaaaatgagttaatg GATGAGGAGAATTCTCTGCTACAACAGGCTCTTGCAATGTCGATGGATAGCCCTGGCTCTAGTCATGATGTGAGAGATATGGATATGTCTGAGGCAACCACAGATGACCCAAAGTTGGCACCAG CTCTTCAATTACCTATGCAGGACAGTTCAAGGGATTCATCAAGCCAGATGGATATAAGTAAATTGTTGGCTAATCAATCTTTTGTGTCCTCCATCCTAGCATCA CTTCCAGGCGTTGATCCAAACAATCCTTCAGTTAAAGATTTGCTTGCTTCCATGCAAAGCCAATCCAAG GGACAGCAGATGCAAGAAAACTTCTACCCAAACATCAAAGACCAGCCAGCAGATCCGACATTAAACGAAAGCAAAATTATTCAAACAATTGTCTGTTGTTAA
- the LOC18101099 gene encoding 26S proteasome non-ATPase regulatory subunit 4 homolog isoform X3: MVAQLALKHRQNKKQQQRIIVFVGSPIKHDKKVLEMIGRKLKKNNVALDIVDFGEEGDGKAEKLEALLAAVNSNDTSHIVHVPPGPSALSDVLINTPIFTGDGEGGSGFAAAAAAAAADGVSGFEFGVDPNLDPELALALRVSMEEERARQEAAAKTAAEEAAKQEKAREQPSSSQDATMTENNSVPAPDAYNKKNELMDEENSLLQQALAMSMDSPGSSHDVRDMDMSEATTDDPKLAPALQLPMQDSSRDSSSQMDISKLLANQSFVSSILASLPGVDPNNPSVKDLLASMQSQSKGQQMQENFYPNIKDQPADPTLNESKIIQTIVCC, from the exons ATG GTGGCTCAATTGGCTCTCAAGCATCGTCAAAATAAAAAGCAGCAACAAAGGATTATTGTCTTTGTTGGAAG TCCCATCAAACATGACAAGAAGGTATTGGAGATGATTGgaagaaagttgaaaaagaataaTGTAGCACTTGATATTGTTGATTTCGGTGAAGAAGGTGATGGGAAGGCAGAGAAACTGGAAGCACTTCTTGCTGCTGTGAACAGTAATGACACCAGCCATATTGTTCATGTCCCCCCTGGTCCAAGTGCTCTTTCTGATGTGCTTATAAA TACACCTATCTTCACTGGGGATGGGGAAGGTGGGAGTGGTTTTGCTGCTGCAGCAGCAGCTGCTGCCGCTGATGGTGTCTCTGGTTTTGAGTTTGGGGTGGATCCCAATCTTGATCCTGAACTGGCGCTTGCTCTTAGAGTTTCAATGGAAGAGGAGAGGGCCAGGCAAGAAGCAGCTGCTAAAACGGCAGCAGAGGAGGCTGCTAAACAAGAAAAAGCAAGGGAACAACCATCTAGCTCACAGGATGCAACAATGACTGAAAATAACAGTGTCCCAGCTCCTGAtgcttacaataaaaaaaatgagttaatg GATGAGGAGAATTCTCTGCTACAACAGGCTCTTGCAATGTCGATGGATAGCCCTGGCTCTAGTCATGATGTGAGAGATATGGATATGTCTGAGGCAACCACAGATGACCCAAAGTTGGCACCAG CTCTTCAATTACCTATGCAGGACAGTTCAAGGGATTCATCAAGCCAGATGGATATAAGTAAATTGTTGGCTAATCAATCTTTTGTGTCCTCCATCCTAGCATCA CTTCCAGGCGTTGATCCAAACAATCCTTCAGTTAAAGATTTGCTTGCTTCCATGCAAAGCCAATCCAAG GGACAGCAGATGCAAGAAAACTTCTACCCAAACATCAAAGACCAGCCAGCAGATCCGACATTAAACGAAAGCAAAATTATTCAAACAATTGTCTGTTGTTAA